A genomic region of Echeneis naucrates chromosome 24, fEcheNa1.1, whole genome shotgun sequence contains the following coding sequences:
- the parp1 gene encoding poly [ADP-ribose] polymerase 1, translating to MAESQEDKLYTAEYAKSGRASCKKCKENIEKGSLRMAIMVQSPMFDGKVPHWHHFSCFWQRAAAQSTADIAGFSALRWKDQEKVKKAIESGGTTGGKGDQQSGAGAEKTLNDFAVEYAKSNRSTCKGCEQKIEKDQIRVSKKTVDPEKPQLGLIDRWYHTACFVSRREELAFKPEYNAAQLKGFNALRAEDKEELKKRLPAVKSEGKRKADEVDGASKKVKKEEEEESKKLEEQLKNQSQLIWGIKDKLRKFCSINDMKELLIANGQEVPSGESNVVDCLADGMAFGALEACKECKGQLVFKGDAYYCTGDISAWTKCVFKTATPARKDWVTPKEFSEVPFLKKFKFKRQDRVYPKEAPSQSLSQAKAKPLASASSAHTERLPEGAPSDKPLTGMKLLAVGKLSKNKEDLKTFVEELGGKITGTANKASLCLSTKKEVEKMSKKMEEVRDAGVRVVSEDFLTDIKSSDKALQELVSLHAISPWGAEVKVETQAPPAASMSGAPATKSTGRVKEEEGGSKAKKMKLTVKGGAAVDPDSGLENSAHVLEQNGKMYSATLGLVDIVRGTNSYYKLQLLEDDVQKRYWVFRSWGRVGTTIGGNKLDKFHDKNSALDNFLGVYKEKTGNDWGSSNFTKYPNKFYPLEIDYGQDEEAVKRLTATAGTKSKLAKPVQELIKMIFDVESMKKAMVEFEIDLQKMPLGKLSKRQIQSAYALLTEVQQAVSDCVPEAQILDLSNRFYTLIPHDFGMKKPPLLNSLDYIQAKVQMLDNLLDIEVAYSLLRGGAQDNESDPIDINYEKLKTKIEVVDKTTKEAEIIMQYVKNTHAATHNTYTLEVQEIFQIVREGEHQRYRPFEELHNRQLLWHGSRTTNYAGILSQGLRIAPPEAPVTGYMFGKGVYFADMVSKSANYCHTSQSDPVGLILLAEVALGSMHELKKASHITKLPKGKHSVKGLGRTAPDPSATVNLNNVQVPLGKGVHTNIDDTSLLYNEYIVYDVAQINMKYLLKIKFNYQTSLW from the exons ATGGCCGAGTCCCAGGAAGACAAGCTCTACACGGCGGAGTACGCCAAAAGCGGTCGCGCATCGTGcaagaaatgcaaagaaaacatAGAGAAGGGCTCTCTGAGGATGGCCATCATGGTGCAG TCTCCCATGTTTGATGGGAAGGTTCCCCACTGGCACCACTTTTCTTGCTtctggcagagagcagcagctcagtccACTGCTGATATTGCTGGGTTCTCAGCCCTCCGCTGGAAAGACCAGGAGAAGGTCAAGAAGGCCATTGAAAGTGGTGGAACAACAGGAG GAAAAGGGGACCAGCAAAGTGGAGCTGGAGCGGAGAAGACCTTAAATGACTTTGCAGTGGAATATGCTAAATCAAATCGCAGCACATGCAAAGGCTGTGAGCAGAAAATAGAAAAG GATCAGATTCGTGTGTCCAAGAAAACTGTGGACCCGGAGAAGCCCCAGTTGGGTCTGATCGACCGCTGGTATCACACAGCTTGTTTCGTGAGCCGTAGGGAGGAGTTGGCCTTCAAACCTGAATACAATGCTGCCCAGCTGAAGGGATTCAACGCACTTCGCGCTGAGGACAAGGAAGAGCTAAAGAAGAGGCTTCCTGCAGTCAAATCTGAAGG CAAGCGTAAAGCTGATGAAGTGGATGGAGCgtcaaagaaagtgaaaaaggaggaagaagaggagagtaAGAAGTTGGAAGAGCAGTTGAAa AACCAAAGCCAGCTGATTTGGGGAATCAAGGACAAGTTGAGGAAATTTTGTTCAATTAATGACATGAAGGAGCTTTTGATCGCAAATGGCCAGGAGGTTCCCTCTGGAGAGTCCAAC GTGGTTGACTGCCTGGCTGATGGTATGGCCTTTGGTGCACTTGAGGCCTGTAAGGAGTGCAAGGGTCAGCTGGTGTTCAAAGGCGACGCTTACTATTGTACAGGAGACATTTCCGCTTGGACAAAGTGTGTGTTCAAAACAGCAACACCCGCACGCAAGGACTGGGTCACTCCCAAG GAATTCAGTGAGGTTCCATTCCTGAAAAAATTCAAGTTTAAGCGACAAGATAGGGTTTACCCCAAAGAGGCTCCCAGCCAGTCCCTGTCACAAGCCAAAGCTAAACCTCTGGCAAGTGCATCCAGTGCCCACACTGAGCGACTGCCAGAAGGAGCACCTTCAG ACAAACCTCTAACAGGTATGAAACTGTTGGCTGTGGGTAAACTAAGCAAGAACAAGGAGGATTTGAAGACTTTTGTAGAGGAGTTGGGTGGAAAGATAACCGGCACAGCCAACAAGGCCTCTCTCTGCCTAAGCACCAAGA AGGAAGTGGAGAAGATGAGTAAGAAAATGGAGGAGGTGAGAGATGCTGGCGTGCGTGTGGTTTCTGAGGATTTCCTCACAGACATCAAGTCGTCAGACAAAGCGCTCCAGGAGCTGGTCTCCCTGCATGCCATCTCACCTTGGGGAGCAGAAGTCAAAGTCGAGACTCAAGCTCCACCTGCGGCCTCCATGTCTGGAGCACCAGCTACAAAGAGCACAGggagagtgaaggaggaggaag GTGGAAGCAAAGCCAAAAAGATGAAACTCACAGTCAaaggaggagctgctgtggaTCCAGATTCAG GTTTGGAGAACAGCGCTCATGTCCTGGAGCAAAATGGGAAGATGTACAGTGCCACACTGGGTCTTGTGGACATTGTTAGGGGAACTAACTCGTACTATAaactccagctgctggaggatgATGTACAGAaaag GTACTGGGTGTTCAGGTCATGGGGTAGAGTGGGTACCACCATCGGAGGCAACAAACTGGACAAGTTTCATGACAAAAACTCTGCCCTGGACAACTTCCTGGGTGTGTACAAGGAAAAGACGGGCAACGACTGGGGCTCCTCCAACTTCACCAAATATCCAAATAAGTTTTACCCTCTAGAGATTGATTATGGACAG GATGAGGAGGCAGTGAAGAGACTAACAGCAACAGCTGGCACCAAATCCAAACTGGCCAAACCTGTCCAGGAGCTGATTAAGATGATCTTTGATGTGGAGAGCATGAAGAAGGCCATGGTAGAGTTTGAG ATCGACCTCCAGAAGATGCCCCTTGGAAAACTGAGTAAGCGGCAGATCCAAAGTGCGTACGCTCTGCTCACCGAAGTACAGCAG gcTGTGTCGGATTGTGTGCCAGAAGCACAGATATTGGATCTTTCCAATCGCTTCTACACCCTGATACCTCATGATTTTGGCATGAAGAAACCCCCACTGCTCAACAGTTTGGACTACATTCAA GCTAAAGTTCAAATGTTAGACAACCTCCTGGATATTGAGGTGGCATACAGTCTGCTGAGAGGAGGTGCCCAGGATAATGAAAGTGATCCCATTGACATCAACTATGAGAAACTCAAAACCAAGATTGAG GTTGTTGACAAGACTACGAAAGAAGCTGAGATCATTATGCAATATGTTAAGAACACCCATGCTGCCACACACAACACGTACACACTGGAAGTGCAAGAA ATCTTCCAAATTGTTCGGGAGGGCGAGCACCAGCGTTACCGTCCATTTGAGGAGCTGCACAATCGCCAGCTACTGTGGCACGGTTCTCGCACCACTAACTACGCTGGTATCCTGTCTCAGGGTCTGCGTATTGCCCCTCCAGAGGCCCCAGTG aCTGGTTACATGTTTGGTAAAGGTGTATACTTTGCTGACATGGTGTCCAAGAGTGCAAACTACTGTCACACCTCACAGTCAGACCCCGTAGGCCTCATACTTCTGGCTGAGGTTGCCCTTGGCAGCAT GCATGAGTTGAAAAAGGCATCTCACATAACAAAATTACCAAAGGGCAAGCACAGTGTTAAAG gTTTGGGTAGAACTGCTCCTGATCCAAGTGCTACTGTAAACTTAAACAACGTGCAAGTACCTCTGGGAAAAGGAGTCCACACAAACATTGACGACACAAGTCTACTGTACAACGA GTACATTGTGTATGATGTAGCTCAGATAAACATGAAGTATCTCCTGAAGATCAAGTTTAACTACCAGACATCCCTTTGGTGA
- the LOC115037578 gene encoding adenosine receptor A1 encodes MLTLYTFKQTTNSFHFSSPLLPSFENSTLSAPSAPPLPADWVISPNVAYMVAELVIAVLSTFGNLLVCVAVGLNRKLRTVTNYFLVSLAVADILVGTIAIPCAILTDIGLPRHNLYLCLIMLSILLMFTESSILSLLAVAVERYVAIFMPFRYQVLLTSRNAVLVIFATWLLSFVIGLVPLMGWHKTPPDSGYCFFVFVVDMTYMVYFIFFACVLTPLFIMYFIYAQIFVMVKQQVRRITSEQSGRGERQARAAAIMRREVKTVTSLFLVLFLFTVCWIPLHIINCFLLFCPHCPVPLELLFTAIILSHANSAVNPFLYAYTMTTFRDTFKAIFSGCRAVGDRDATNRAGHDDREGP; translated from the coding sequence ATGTTGACCCTctacacatttaaacaaactaCAAACTCATTCCACTTTTCGTCCCCTCTTCTACCATCATTTGAGAACTCAACCCTCTCTGCCCCCTCGGCTCCTCCGTTGCCTGCTGACTGGGTGATATCCCCTAACGTTGCATACATGGTGGCTGAGCTCGTCATCGCTGTTCTGTCCACATTCGGCAATTTACTGGTCTGTGTTGCCGTGGGTCTAAATCGAAAGCTACGCACGGTGACCAACTACTTTCTGGTGTCACTTGCAGTGGCTGACATCTTGGTGGGTACCATTGCGATTCCCTGTGCCATCCTGACTGATATTGGTTTACCACGCCACAATTTATACCTGTGTCTCATCATGCTCAGCATTTTGCTAATGTTCACTGAAAGCTCTATCTTGAGCTTGCTGGCAGTGGCTGTGGAGCGCTATGTGGCCATCTTCATGCCCTTCCGCTACCAGGTCCTGTTGACGTCTCGCAATGCTGTGCTGGTCATTTTTGCAACCTGGTTGCTGTCGTTTGTCATTGGGCTCGTGCCTCTTATGGGCTGGCACAAGACACCACCTGATTCAGGctattgtttctttgtctttgtagtTGACATGACTTACATGGTCTATTTCATCTTCTTTGCTTGTGTCTTGACGCCCCTCTTTATCATGTATTTCATCTATGCGCAAATCTTTGTGATGGTGAAGCAGCAGGTGAGGCGGATCACATCTGAACAAAGTggcagaggagagaggcagGCTAGAGCTGCAGCGATCATGCGCCGTGAGGTGAAGACGGTCACTTCGCTTTTCCtggttcttttcctctttaCAGTCTGCTGGATCCCACTCCATATCATCAACTGTTTCCTGCTGTTCTGCCCACACTGCCCTGTGCCGCTAGAGCTTCTGTTCACTGCCATCATCCTGTCACATGCAAACTCTGCTGTCAACCCTTTCCTTTATGCATACACAATGACAACGTTTAGAGACACCTTTAAAGCTATTTTTTCGGGTTGCAGAGCAGTGGGAGACAGGGACGCCACAAATAGGGCAGGTCATGATGACAGAGAGGGACCTTGA